In a genomic window of Apteryx mantelli isolate bAptMan1 chromosome 2, bAptMan1.hap1, whole genome shotgun sequence:
- the ZHX2 gene encoding zinc fingers and homeoboxes protein 2, which translates to MASKRKSTTPCMVRTSEVVEQEAAEGIETPKEKRAATPQQDSKKSWPAESSVKDCEVVEAKPPTENQSKKPQGGYECKYCPYSTQNLNEFTEHVDTQHPNVILNPLYVCAECNFTTKKYDSLSDHNTKYHPGESNFKLKLIKRNNQTVLEQSIETTTNNVTVTSSGLENAVCDDSLLGGINASKTPMMKLGKPKVETKKGPKKPEEGRIENHVDGTLPRIITEATEAIACINGDLLHDVLAHVMPSVQLPPNINLVPKVPVPLNSTKYNSALDTNATMINSFNKFPYPTQAELSWLTAASKHPEEQIRIWFATQRLKHGISWSPEEVEEARKKMFNGTIQAVPQTITVLPAPLTTAKMPQPIIQTALPCQILGQTGLVLTPVSNGSTVSCSPITLAVAPNQGQKRTIQTLSNIPEAKRPHIVQVPEIPAKLTAAPLTPASERKKTKEQIAELKASFMASQFPDDAEIYRLIETTGLSRSEIKKWFSDHRYRSQRGILHVSNDSLAKDPIMTSTGRHGRSFHPYADFTPQRFKEKTQEQLRALEESFLRCSFPTQGELDRLRVETKLSRREIDSWFSERRKIRDSMEQAVLDSMGSYRKIKDQGTHNGAISRAELLNSSQLPGSLSGSSAMTNKKTQEQIHLLKSTFARTQWPSPQEYDQLASQTGLTRTEIVRWFKENRSSLRTGSLKWIDQYQQQCVVDGHNEQNQKKGSKHTESPKNGNEVSRQHYQEHKKLNEENGGKLVVRSRRDCEPLKDSLLGNQAEGMDRLECNSHDGHGSEENEEPADVNWVEVTVGEDDAVSDCTDSWSQTAPEGQAELADFDSESISGDNSHV; encoded by the coding sequence ATGGCTAGCAAAAGAAAGTCAACGACTCCGTGTATGGTGCGAACTTCTGAAGTAGTGGAGCAGGAAGCTGCTGAGGGCATAGAAACTCCTAAAGAAAAGAGGGCTGCCACACCGCAGCAGGACTCTAAGAAAAGCTGGCCTGCAGAAAGCTCGGTAAAAGATTGTGAAGTGGTTGAGGCAAAGCCTCCAACTGAAAATCAATCTAAGAAACCCCAGGGTGGTTATGAATGTAAATACTGCCCTTACTCAACACAAAACTTAAATGAATTTACAGAGCATGTTGACACTCAGCATCCAAACGTCATTCTCAACCCCCTGTATGTCTGTGCTGAATGTAACTTCACAACCAAAAAATACGATTCGCTATCTGACCACAATACAAAATATCACCCAGGAGAGAgtaattttaaattgaaattaattAAACGCAATAATCAGACTGTTTTAGAGCAGTCCATTGAGACCACCACTAACAATGTCACTGTCACTAGCAGTGGACTAGAAAACGCAGTGTGTGATGACTCGCTTCTTGGGGGGATTAATGCGAGTAAAACCCCAATGATGAAATTGGGAAAGCCTAAAGTGGAAACCAAGAAAGGTCCCAAAAAGCCAGAAGAGGGACGTATAGAAAACCATGTGGATGGAACTCTCCCCCGCATCATAACTGAGGCCACTGAAGCTATTGCTTGTATAAATGGAGACCTTCTCCATGATGTGTTAGCTCACGTTATGCCCTCTGTACAGCTACCACCAAATATTAACCTTGTCCCCAAGGTCCCGGTACCTCTGAACAGTACCAAATACAACTCTGCACTGGACACTAATGCAACCATGATCAACTCCTTTAATAAATTTCCTTACCCAACGCAAGCAGAGTTGTCGTGGTTGACAGCAGCGTCAAAACACCCAGAGGAGCAAATCCGAATCTGGTTCGCTACTCAACGTTTGAAACATGGTATAAGTTGGTCTCCAGAAGAAGTGGAGGAGGCAAGAAAGAAGATGTTTAATGGTACTATCCAGGCAGTTCCCCAAACCATCACTGTCCTACCAGCTCCTTTGACAACTGCAAAAATGCCCCAGCCTATCATCCAGACAGCTTTGCCTTGTCAGATACTGGGCCAAACTGGTCTGGTTTTGACTCCAGTGTCAAATGGTTCAACAGTTTCCTGTTCACCAATTACGCTTGCTGTTGCCCCTAACCAGGGGCAAAAGAGAACGATACAGACTCTATCAAATATCCCGGAGGCCAAGCGTCCACACATTGTTCAGGTGCCTGAGATTCCTGCCAAGTTGACTGCTGCACCACTGACTCCAGCAAGTGAGCGAAAAAAGACAAAGGAGCAGATAGCAGAACTGAAGGCCAGTTTTATGGCAAGCCAGTTTCCTGATGATGCAGAAATCTACCGGCTGATAGAGACGACAGGTCTCTCCAGGAGTGAGATCAAGAAGTGGTTCAGTGACCACAGGTACAGAAGTCAACGGGGCATTTTGCACGTGAGTAATGACTCTTTAGCAAAAGATCCGATAATGACTTCAACTGGTCGACATGGCCGTTCATTCCACCCCTATGCAGATTTTACACCCCAGAGATTCAAAGAGAAAACCCAAGAGCAGCTTAGAGCCCTTGAAGAGAGCTTCCTACGATGCTCTTTTCCAACCCAAGGAGAATTGGACAGGCTTCGAGTGGAAACTAAACTGAGTAGGAGAGAGATTGATTCATGGTTCTCCGAGCGGAGAAAGATAAGGGACAGCATGGAGCAAGCTGTCTTGGACTCAATGGGATCGTACAGAAAAATTAAAGATCAAGGAACCCACAACGGTGCAATAAGCCGGGCAGAACTGCTGAACAGCTCCCAGCTACCTGGCTCTTTATCTGGGTCCTCTGCCATGACTAATAAAAAAACACAAGAGCAGATTCATCTACTGAAAAGCACATTTGCAAGAACCCAGTGGCCATCACCCCAGGAGTATGACCAGTTAGCATCTCAGACTGGGCTTACAAGAACTGAAATTGTTCGCTGGTTCAAGGAAAACCGGTCATCGCTAAGAACGGGCTCGCTTAAATGGATTGACCAGTACCAACAGCAGTGTGTTGTTGATGGTCATAACGAGCAAAACCAGAAAAAGGGATCAAAACACACTGAGAGCCCAAAGAATGGTAATGAGGTGTCTCGGCAGCATTACCAGGAACATAAAAAACTGAATGAAGAGAATGGGGGGAAACTAGTTGTGAGGTCAAGAAGAGACTGTGAACCACTGAAAGACTCTTTGTTGGGCAATCAAGCGGAGGGTATGGACAGGTTGGAGTGCAACAGCCACGATGGCCATGGCAGTGAGGAGAACGAGGAGCCGGCAGATGTGAACTGGGTGGAGGTGACGGTGGGCGAGGATGATGCTGTGTCAGACTGTACAGATAGCTGGAGTCAAACGGCACCTGAAGGccaggcagaactggcagactttGATTCTGAAAGTATATCTGGAGACAATTCCCACGTATAG